A segment of the Limnothrix sp. FACHB-406 genome:
GGGCGCTGGAGCCGATCCCCTTGGAAGAACTCATTTTCGTGCCATTGACCAAAATGAATTCGTAGGGCGAGTGGAAGGGCGGTTGTTGACCCAAAACCTTGCGGGAAATGGCGTTGGCCACGTCGCGGGAGCCGCCCTTTTGGGAGTGGTCTTTACCGGCTAGCTCGATCGTCACGCCCAGCAATTCCCACTTGGCCACCCACTCGACTTTCCAGGGCAGTTTGCCGTTGCCATCGAAGGGCGAAACCCAACCGGAATGGCCACAGCCTTGGGTGTAGTCCGTGGCGTTGGGATCGCAGGTGTAGAACACCTTGCCATCTTGATAGTCGGTGACTTGGGTAGTGGCGATTTTGCCACAATGTTCGCAAATCACCTGGAAGGGATACCAGTTGCTGGGGCGATCAGCCTTGCTAACTTCTTTATAGGCTTCGCGCACCAAATGGGCGTTTTTCAAGAAGCGATCGATCGCGGGATTCAACTTGCCCGATCGATACAAATCCCGCAGGTAATAAATCTCGGGCCGCACACCCAAATACTCAAACACATCCAGAAATTCGCCCATGAAATACTTGGCGTAATCACTGGCGCGATCGCCCGGCGCGGTGTCATCGGGCGAGGGCACATTGCAGAGGGGCCAGCCCAAATAGCGCTCAAACTTTTCCCGATCCAAATAGCGCGGCACGGTGTCCAGCGCGTCGTAATCATCCACGCCGTAGATGAATTTCACGGGCTTGCCGGCCTGTTTCAGAGCGCGATAGATCGTGTCGTGAATCACGACTCCCCGCAAGGAGCCAACGTGAACACGCCCCGATGGCGTTTTGGAATCGTTAACGATCTGTGGACCCTGTGCGTCGGCGGCGATTTTATCTGCCCAGAAACTCATGGCGGTGGGGCGGTGATGACGAGGTAATGGTTACAGAAAAAGATGGGTGCAGAATGCCAAGGTTGCAAAATGCCTATTCATTTTAGGGACTTGGGGCCTTTTACGCGCGATCGCTCCGAAAGGATGCTGAAAAAGCTTTATCTAGAAATTGATCAGGTTGAACCAGTTAACCCCGCCCCTTCAACACCCCCAGTCCAAACCAGCCGATCGGCCATTGGCATAATGAGACCAATCGCAATCTTGAGGAAAAACCGATGGTTGCTCAAATTCCCCCCAGTGAGCCGGGAAAAGTCCAGCCCAAGCCGATCGAATATCCCGACAGTGACGGCCAGCCGATGGCAGACAACACAAAGCAATTTCACTGGATCCAAACTATTCAAAGCAACCTCGCCACCATTTTCAGTGACGATCCGCAGGTGTTTGTGGCCGGTGATTTGCTTTGGTATCCCCTGGAAGGCAGCAACACCATTCGCCAAGCGCCCGATGTGATGGTTGTTTTTGGGGTTCCCAAGGGCGATCGGGGTTCCTATATGCAGTGGCGCGAACACAACATCGCCCCTCAAGTGGTGTTTGAAATTTGGTCGCCGGGCAATCGCTTTGGGGAAATGCTGAAAAAGCAGATGTTCTATAACCGCTATGGCGTTGAGGAATATTACATCTATGACCCCGATCGCAATGAATTGAACATTTTGACGCGGGGAGACAGGGGCGATCTGGAACCTGTTGAGAATCCCCAAAACTGGGTCAGTCCTCGGCTGGGCATTCGCTGCCAACTAGATGAAGAAACTCTCACCCTGTTTGGGCCCGATGGCCGGCCCTTTTCCACCTTGCTGGAAGAGCGGCAACGGGCCGATCGGGAACGGGAGCGGGCCGATCGGCTGGCGGCCCGGTTGCGGGAACTGGGCTTGGATCCTGACGCGATCGCTCCCTAGGGCCTTGAGCGATCAGCCCGAGTAACCACCATCAGCGATCGCAGCCATCGGGATTGTGGCCAATATCACCCCTACAGCATCACCCCTACAACAGCCCAGACACCTCGTAGAGCTGGCGCGTGCGGGACAAAATCTTATCGCCATAGTTCATATCCGCCTCCCAACGCCCACTCAGCAGCGCCACCGTGGGAGCCACGCCGCGCGGCACAAAGCTAAACCGAGGATCCACCACCGCATTCGCCAAGGGTTCCGTGCTGGCGTAGGCCTTGAGGTGTTGGATGTGGGCCCGCACCCCCAGCCGCGCACTGGCAAAGGAAGCCCCCTCGGGATTGCCCCCCAAGGCCCCCAGCCCCCCAAAGTTGTTTTGGCTGGATTTGGTGGGGCCCGGAAATTGCAGAAAGTCCGTTTCCACACACATTTGGGCAAAGGCTAGATCAAAATTGACCCCCTCGGCGATCGCCTCTTCGCGGTAAAGGCGCGGTAAATCGGGAAACTGGCTACCCGCATTGGGGTTAAAGGCCCTCAGAAAGGTCAGCATTTGGGCATCAACGGTGCTGCCCAGTCCCATAATTTGCCCCTTCAGGGTGTTGGAAACCAAGAGGTTGGTGCGGAGGGTGACGGCGCGAGTTTGGCTGTTCCAACCCACAGAGATGTTGTATTGCCGCAGGTCGATCGCCTTGAAGTAAACGATGTTTTGGTAGCGTACCCGGACGATTTGCGGGTTGGTGGCCACTTTGATTCCCAGGCGATCGGCCAGGTCGATCGGGATGTAGGAATTGCCATTGATCAGCACACCCCGCTCGGGATAGCGCTGATTATTCACCTCGATTTGAATGCTGCTGTAGGGCTGGGCGGGGAATTCCAGCAAAATTTGTTGCAGGCCATCGCTGAGGCCGGTGGCAATGCCCCAACCTTGATTTTTGAGAATCGTGCGATCGGTCTCGTTGGTTAAAAAGCCCACTTCCACCAACAGCGAAGGAACCGTGAGTTGACGACAAAACAGCCGATTCCCCAACCCCGTGGCCGTGTCGGGCAATGCCCCCCGCGAAAGGAGTTGGGGAACCCGCGCCAGGGTCGATCGCAACAGAATTTCTGCCTGGGTTTGGCGCACCTGATTATTCGCAATGAAATAGACCGTCGTGCCTCGGGTGGCGGGGTTGCTGGAACCATCCAGGTGAATTTCCAAGGCCACATCTCCGGTGCGTCCTCGGGCATTGATCCAAGCGATCGTCTGTTGCAGGCTCAAGTCATCGGGAACCGTCAGCACTTCAATGCCCCGCCGTTGCAGGGTTTGGGCCGTGGCTTCCCGCAGCCAAATCATTTCCCGGGCTTCGGTGGTTCCTGCCGCCATAATGCCAGGATCCAAAACCCCGTTTTCATAGCCCCCATGGCCCGCTGAAAGGAGAACCCGCCCCATGAATTACTCTCGATCGAACTTCGACCAATGCTAGATCACCCGATTCCAAAAAATCACTAGGATGCGGTGCTGTTCAGAATCATCCCGAGGGCGATCGCGCGGCTGATTCGCGCAAGAGGTCTATGGGGTGACCGACTTGGGATTTGGGTTGCGATTTGAGTTGCGATTTGAGTTGGAATTTGGGATTGTCCACCCCGTGCTCGAAATTTGCCGTTTTGGAGCCGCAAGCAACGGAGCCGGCGGCCGTCCGGTACACTGCATAGAGCCGTTGTCGGGTCGATCGCCCGGTTTGCTGATCATGGTTGAAGCTGCTGCATTTTCTGAGCACCCACATCCTGAAGAATCAGAGAATTTAGAGAATTTAGAAAGTTTAGAGAATTTAGAAAGTTTAGAAACCCTTGCAGAAGAAAACCTGGAAGCCTTAGAAGATTTGCCAGAGCCGGAGGAATTACCCGATCGGCCGGTGGCCCACGGCGATGACTTGCCCGATGATTTGGTGTCGGCCTTGGCGATGCCCTTGCGGGGAGCCAAATTGCCCTCCACATCCGCAACCACCCAGCAGCCGGCCGAACAGCCTTCAACTGCGCATGACCCGGCTGAATCGCCCACCGAAACCGGCTCGGAAACCGGCAGCGAAGTTCCTGTGGCCGAGTTGCCGCCCCTGTCGCCAGAAGCGGCCAAGCTGGCGCGAGAATTGCTGACGGGAGCCGATCGCCCCGTGGCGGATCTGACTGGGGAACGGGGGCCCCAAGTGCGCCTTTGGATTCCGGGCTGGGCTGAATTGACTGGATCTACTGGATCTATTGGATCTCTCGAATCTGCGGAGACAGAACCCGCGACGGGTCGGGAATCGCCGCCAGAATCCCCAGCCGAATCCCAGCCAGAAGCGGCGGCTCCTGAGGCGATCGAACCTATCCCGGCTGCCGAGATCAATTCTTCTGCCCAAACGCTCTCCGAGGCCAAACCCTCCGAGATTAAAACCAGCAACACCAAAGACAGCCAAGAAAGCAAAGAAAGCGCCGATCGAACCCAACCGGTGCGCCTGGTGCTGCCGCCGGACTTTGTGGCCGAACAGCCCGATCGGGGCTTGGCCTGGACCGATTTGTGGCAGCAATTGATGCATCGGCTGTATGGGGGGGAGCGGGGCTGGACACCCGACGGGCCCGTCACGCTGCAAGCGATCGATCGCACCTTGGAAGCCAGGCAACTGAAGGCGATCGCCGATGCCCTTCAGGAGGTGCAATTGCGGCTGACCCGGGTGGAAACCAACCATCCCGCCACCGCAGCCCTGGCGATCGAAATGGGCTATGCCCTTCAGTTCACACCGCCCGAACCCACCCAGGAACCGATCGCGGCCGATCCTGACCTCGACCTTGCGCCCGATTGTTTGTATTTGGACAAAACCTTGCGATCGGGGGTGGAAATTCGTTATCCGGGCACGGTGGTGATTCGCGGCGATGCCAACCCCGGCAGCGCGATCGTGGCCGGGGGCGACATTCTCGTTTGGGGGCGGCTCTGTGGCGTGGCCCACGCGGGCATTAATGGCAACGAAAGCGCCATCATCATGGCCCTGAACCTGGCGACCAATCAGGTGCGCATTGCCAGCCGCACGGCCCGGGTTCCCGAGTCCAAGCTCGATGTGCCCTGTCCGGAAGTGGCTTACATTTCCGGAAAAGGGATCCGAATCTCACCGGCCGCCGACTTTGCCAAAAATGAAGTGCGATCGCGCCTGGGGGAACCACCCGCCTAAACGCTTGCCTCCACCCCCCGACAGATAGTCAAATCGCCCTTTGATCGCCATGCTAAATTGAGGTGTCTTTTCGGGTTCCGCCCGATCGCACCGCCCTTGGCCGTTCTGAATCCACCCTTCTCGATCGACCCTTCAGCCGTTGTCAACTATCAGGCAATCCCATGAGCCGCATCATCGTAATCACCTCCGGCAAAGGTGGCGTAGGCAAAACCACCTGCACCGCCAACTTGGGCATGGCCCTGGCGCAACTGGGG
Coding sequences within it:
- a CDS encoding septum site-determining protein MinC, with translation MTDLGFGLRFELRFELEFGIVHPVLEICRFGAASNGAGGRPVHCIEPLSGRSPGLLIMVEAAAFSEHPHPEESENLENLESLENLESLETLAEENLEALEDLPEPEELPDRPVAHGDDLPDDLVSALAMPLRGAKLPSTSATTQQPAEQPSTAHDPAESPTETGSETGSEVPVAELPPLSPEAAKLARELLTGADRPVADLTGERGPQVRLWIPGWAELTGSTGSIGSLESAETEPATGRESPPESPAESQPEAAAPEAIEPIPAAEINSSAQTLSEAKPSEIKTSNTKDSQESKESADRTQPVRLVLPPDFVAEQPDRGLAWTDLWQQLMHRLYGGERGWTPDGPVTLQAIDRTLEARQLKAIADALQEVQLRLTRVETNHPATAALAIEMGYALQFTPPEPTQEPIAADPDLDLAPDCLYLDKTLRSGVEIRYPGTVVIRGDANPGSAIVAGGDILVWGRLCGVAHAGINGNESAIIMALNLATNQVRIASRTARVPESKLDVPCPEVAYISGKGIRISPAADFAKNEVRSRLGEPPA
- a CDS encoding Uma2 family endonuclease; translated protein: MVAQIPPSEPGKVQPKPIEYPDSDGQPMADNTKQFHWIQTIQSNLATIFSDDPQVFVAGDLLWYPLEGSNTIRQAPDVMVVFGVPKGDRGSYMQWREHNIAPQVVFEIWSPGNRFGEMLKKQMFYNRYGVEEYYIYDPDRNELNILTRGDRGDLEPVENPQNWVSPRLGIRCQLDEETLTLFGPDGRPFSTLLEERQRADRERERADRLAARLRELGLDPDAIAP
- the lysS gene encoding lysine--tRNA ligase; translated protein: MSFWADKIAADAQGPQIVNDSKTPSGRVHVGSLRGVVIHDTIYRALKQAGKPVKFIYGVDDYDALDTVPRYLDREKFERYLGWPLCNVPSPDDTAPGDRASDYAKYFMGEFLDVFEYLGVRPEIYYLRDLYRSGKLNPAIDRFLKNAHLVREAYKEVSKADRPSNWYPFQVICEHCGKIATTQVTDYQDGKVFYTCDPNATDYTQGCGHSGWVSPFDGNGKLPWKVEWVAKWELLGVTIELAGKDHSQKGGSRDVANAISRKVLGQQPPFHSPYEFILVNGTKMSSSKGIGSSAREIADLLPPQLLRFLMLRTPPRTAINFAPNYESITRVFRDYDNLIDKYRRETIASGGNPPELNEDWMALFYAQLDGEIQPYQPFELSTAISLLQVPHLDVEKEVAARSAEPLSDYDWQIARERISAAQKWLNDYADEEEKLVLYLDTIPERANQLSPEQIGYVEALLKTLATVESWDGESLQTALFATTRELDLKMPVAFSAIYLAFLNKERGPKAGPLLSYLDRQLVLDRLQAVLDLNRAAV
- a CDS encoding N-acetylmuramoyl-L-alanine amidase, with the protein product MGRVLLSAGHGGYENGVLDPGIMAAGTTEAREMIWLREATAQTLQRRGIEVLTVPDDLSLQQTIAWINARGRTGDVALEIHLDGSSNPATRGTTVYFIANNQVRQTQAEILLRSTLARVPQLLSRGALPDTATGLGNRLFCRQLTVPSLLVEVGFLTNETDRTILKNQGWGIATGLSDGLQQILLEFPAQPYSSIQIEVNNQRYPERGVLINGNSYIPIDLADRLGIKVATNPQIVRVRYQNIVYFKAIDLRQYNISVGWNSQTRAVTLRTNLLVSNTLKGQIMGLGSTVDAQMLTFLRAFNPNAGSQFPDLPRLYREEAIAEGVNFDLAFAQMCVETDFLQFPGPTKSSQNNFGGLGALGGNPEGASFASARLGVRAHIQHLKAYASTEPLANAVVDPRFSFVPRGVAPTVALLSGRWEADMNYGDKILSRTRQLYEVSGLL